One Tenrec ecaudatus isolate mTenEca1 chromosome 12, mTenEca1.hap1, whole genome shotgun sequence DNA segment encodes these proteins:
- the PRND gene encoding prion-like protein doppel, which yields MRTHLGAGWLALACVLLLSHLSEVPARGIKHRIKWNRKALPSTAQVTQARVSETRPGAFLRRGQKLDIDFGADGNRYYEAHYWQFPDGIHYYGCSDANVTKEVLVTRCINATQAANQAELSAAREKQDGRLHQRVLWRLIRELCSAKRCDFWLEGAGAPLDQPPVLLCLLVLLWFTVK from the coding sequence ATGAGGACGCATCTGGGAGCTGGGTGGTTGGCCCTCGCCTGCGTCCTGCTCCTCAGCCACCTCTCGGAGGTCCCGGCGAGGGGCATAAAGCACCGGATCAAGTGGAACCGCAAGGCCTTGCCGAGCACCGCGCAAGTCACCCAGGCCCGCGTCTCCGAGACGCGCCCGGGCGCCTTCCTCCGGCGCGGCCAAAAGCTGGACATCGACTTCGGCGCGGACGGCAACAGGTACTACGAGGCCCACTACTGGCAGTTCCCCGATGGCATCCACTACTACGGCTGCTCGGACGCCAACGTGACCAAGGAGGTGCTGGTTACCCGCTGCATCAACGCCACCCAGGCGGCCAACCAGGCGGAGCTCTCGGCGGCGCGGGAGAAGCAGGACGGCCGGCTGCACCAGCGCGTCCTGTGGCGCCTCATCAGGGAGCTGTGCTCCGCCAAGCGCTGCGACTTCTGGCTGGAGGGGGCCGGGGCCCCCCTGGATCAGCCGCCTGTGCTGCTCTGCCTGCTGGTTCTCCTCTGGTTCACAGTAAAATAA